One genomic region from Zalophus californianus isolate mZalCal1 chromosome 14, mZalCal1.pri.v2, whole genome shotgun sequence encodes:
- the ZNF24 gene encoding zinc finger protein 24 isoform X2 gives MSAQSVEEDSILIIPTPDEEEKILRVKLEEDPDGEEGSSIPWNHLPDPEVFRQRFRQFGYQDSPGPREAVSQLRELCRLWLRPETHTKEQILELVVLEQFVAILPKELQTWVREHHPENGEEAVTVLEDLESELDDPGQPVSLRRRKREVLVEEIVSQEEAQGLPNSELDAVENQLKWASWELHSLRHCDDDGRTENGALAPKQEIPSAVESHEVPGTLNIGVPQIFKYGEACFPKGRFERKRNPSRKKQHICDECGKHFSQGSALILHQRIHSGEKPYGCVECGKAFSRSSILVQHQRVHTGEKPYKCLECGKAFSQNSGLINHQRIHTGEKPYECVQCGKSYSQSSNLFRHQRRHNAEKLLNVVKV, from the exons ATGTCTGCACAGTCCGTGGAAGAAGATTCAATACTTATAATTCCAACTccagatgaagaggaaaaaattctGAGAGTGAAGTTGGAGGAAGATCCTGATGGTGAAGAGGGATCAAGCATCCCTTGGAACCATCTTCCTGATCCAGAGGTTTTCCGACAGCGATTCAGGCAGTTTGGATACCAGGATTCACCTGGGCCCCGTGAAGCTGTGAGTCAGCTTCGAGAACTTTGCCGTCTATGGCTCAGgccagagacacacacaaaagaacaaattttgGAGCTGGTAGTGCTGGAGCAGTTTGTTGCCATCCTACCCAAGGAATTGCAGACTTGGGTTCGAGAGCATCATCCAGAGAATGGAGAGGAGGCAGTGACAGTGCTGGAGGATTTAGAGAGTGAGCTCGATGACCCTGGACAGCCG gtGTCTCTCCGTCGACGAAAACGGGAAGTTCTGGTAGAGGAGATAGTTTCTCAAGAAGAAGCTCAGGGATTACCAAATTCTGAGCTTGATGCTGTGGAGAACCAGCTCAAGTGGGCATCCTGGGAGCTCCATTCCCTAAGGCACTGTG acgATGATGGTAGGACTGAAAATGGAGCACTAGCTCCAAAGCAGGAGATTCCTTCAGCAGTAGAATCTCATGAAGTTCCTGGCACTCTCAATATAGGTGTTCCTCAAATTTTTAAGTATGGAGAAGCCTGTTTCCCCAAGGGcagatttgaaagaaagagaaatccctCTCGAAAGAAACAACATATATGTGATGAATGTGGAAAACACTTCAGTCAGGGCTCAGCCCTCATTCTTCATCAAAGAATCCACAGTGGGGAGAAACCCTATGGATGTGTTGAATGTGGGAAAGCATTCAGCAGAAGTTCTATCCTTGTGCAACATCAGAGAGTCCATACTGGAGAAAAACCTTACAAATGTCttgaatgtggaaaagcctttagcCAGAATTCTGGgctcattaatcatcagagaatcCATACTGGGGAGAAACCTTACGAATGCGTTCAGTGTGGGAAATCTTATAGTCAAAGCTCAAATCTTTTTAGACATCAGCGAAGACACAATGCAGAGAAACTTCTGAATGTTGTGAAAGtttaa